A genome region from Chlorobaculum tepidum TLS includes the following:
- the rlmN gene encoding 23S rRNA (adenine(2503)-C(2))-methyltransferase RlmN, producing MEKNEISEERRTQEKEKQHGHRLNIRRLGRKELTELLTRLGEPAYRANQLHRWLYSNQALRFEEMSTLSKQLRQKLASEWIIHPASLVGTERETTDASLVTGNPTAKFLIKLEDNELVESVLIPSEERITACISSQIGCPLRCTFCATGHMGFRRNLTASEITDQVFLLEKEAQKRHWRGLTNIVFMGMGEPLLNLDNVLESIGTLTEKDYQFSISERKITISTVGLPVEMDRIARSGLKTKLAISLHSADQLIRERMMPIAADITLDKLAKAINSYNSVTSQPVTLVYMLLEGINDSPEDARKLVRFAKRVLCKINLIDYNSIVTLKFKPGCSSSKTMFIQQLLDAGLLVTVRKSQGATINAACGQLATRPVR from the coding sequence ATGGAAAAAAATGAAATATCAGAAGAGAGGCGGACCCAAGAAAAGGAAAAACAGCATGGCCACCGTCTGAACATCAGAAGACTGGGCAGAAAGGAACTTACCGAACTCTTGACCCGTCTCGGAGAGCCAGCTTATCGCGCAAATCAGCTCCATCGATGGCTGTACAGTAATCAGGCCCTCCGTTTTGAGGAAATGAGCACCCTCAGCAAACAACTGCGTCAGAAACTCGCTTCTGAATGGATTATACATCCAGCCTCACTTGTCGGCACCGAACGCGAAACGACGGACGCCAGTTTGGTGACCGGAAATCCAACGGCAAAATTCCTCATCAAGCTGGAGGATAACGAACTGGTCGAAAGTGTTCTCATCCCTTCGGAAGAGCGGATAACTGCCTGCATCTCCTCGCAAATCGGCTGCCCGCTCCGCTGTACCTTCTGCGCAACAGGACACATGGGATTCAGAAGAAACCTCACGGCATCGGAAATAACCGATCAGGTATTTCTGCTTGAAAAAGAAGCGCAGAAGCGCCACTGGCGGGGGCTGACCAATATTGTCTTCATGGGCATGGGCGAACCGTTGCTGAATCTTGACAATGTACTTGAGTCGATCGGAACGCTGACTGAAAAGGATTACCAATTCAGCATCTCCGAAAGAAAGATCACGATTTCAACCGTCGGTTTGCCCGTGGAAATGGACAGAATCGCCCGGTCGGGACTCAAAACCAAACTCGCCATATCGCTGCACAGCGCCGACCAGCTCATACGGGAACGGATGATGCCAATCGCCGCTGACATTACCCTCGACAAACTCGCCAAAGCGATAAACTCTTATAACTCCGTAACCAGCCAACCAGTTACGCTTGTCTACATGCTGCTGGAAGGCATCAACGATTCGCCTGAAGATGCCCGCAAACTGGTTCGTTTCGCAAAGAGAGTGTTGTGCAAAATTAATTTGATTGATTATAATTCTATCGTTACCTTGAAGTTCAAGCCGGGTTGCAGTAGCTCGAAAACCATGTTCATTCAACAGTTACTGGATGCCGGGCTGCTCGTCACCGTCAGAAAAAGTCAGGGTGCAACCATCAACGCAGCATGCGGACAGCTGGCCACCCGGCCTGTGAGGTAA
- a CDS encoding winged helix-turn-helix domain-containing protein, which yields MSLEPSKDKKDYNHQLLDKVIHARIRFAALAYLMSVPEASFVDIRDSIRATDGNLSIHLRKLEAARYVECMKSFESRKPLTNYRVTSEGREAFARYLRNVEKFCEDMPDLQVQTA from the coding sequence ATGTCTCTGGAACCATCGAAAGACAAAAAGGATTACAATCATCAGCTTCTCGACAAGGTTATTCATGCGAGAATTCGCTTTGCAGCACTGGCTTATCTGATGAGCGTCCCTGAAGCATCGTTCGTTGACATTCGCGACAGTATCAGAGCTACGGATGGAAATCTCAGTATTCACCTGAGAAAACTTGAAGCGGCCAGGTATGTGGAGTGCATGAAGAGTTTCGAGAGCCGCAAGCCTTTGACCAATTACCGGGTGACCAGCGAGGGCCGGGAGGCTTTTGCCCGGTATCTCAGAAATGTGGAGAAATTCTGTGAAGATATGCCGGATTTGCAAGTGCAGACGGCCTGA
- a CDS encoding DHH family phosphoesterase: MIIPEYGRTLTPEEWRPVVDEMLEATHIIFTTHENSDGDGLGSQVALALALKALGKEVAIFNPTEVPPNYLFLKELHEINLFRDRDEESMQEFFLADLLVVLDANLHDRIGRLWPHVEFARQMSRLKVLCIDHHLEPEDFADITVCETYASSTGELVCDLVTALELRTGQQLFTPEVASALYAAIMTDTGSFRFPKTTPYTYRLAGMLVEKGADPELVYDRIYNALTPEALKLLGLSLSNIKIIENGLISWLFITQEMLEQTGSKLFDTDLIIRYLLSVPTVKVAVLLVEMQDGRCKVSFRSRGKIYVNQLAKHYGGGGHMNAAGCLLRMSAEKAQLVILEDVRKFTLEQVDS, from the coding sequence ATGATTATACCCGAATATGGCCGGACATTGACCCCTGAAGAGTGGAGGCCGGTCGTCGATGAGATGCTGGAAGCCACGCACATTATTTTTACCACCCACGAAAATTCAGATGGCGACGGGCTTGGCAGCCAGGTCGCCCTTGCTCTCGCACTCAAGGCTCTGGGCAAGGAGGTTGCGATTTTCAATCCAACGGAAGTGCCGCCGAACTATCTGTTCCTGAAGGAACTTCATGAGATTAACCTTTTTCGTGACCGGGACGAGGAGTCCATGCAGGAGTTTTTTCTTGCTGATCTTCTGGTTGTGCTCGATGCCAATCTGCACGACCGTATTGGCAGACTTTGGCCGCATGTGGAGTTTGCCAGGCAGATGAGCCGACTCAAAGTGCTCTGCATTGATCATCATCTCGAACCGGAGGATTTTGCCGATATCACAGTGTGCGAAACCTACGCATCTTCGACCGGTGAGCTTGTCTGTGATCTTGTTACCGCCCTGGAGCTGCGTACCGGGCAGCAGCTGTTTACTCCCGAAGTGGCTTCAGCTCTCTATGCAGCTATCATGACCGATACTGGCTCGTTCAGGTTCCCCAAGACGACACCCTACACCTATCGACTTGCCGGAATGCTGGTCGAAAAAGGGGCCGATCCTGAGCTGGTGTACGACCGCATCTACAACGCCTTGACGCCGGAGGCGCTCAAGCTGCTTGGCCTTTCGCTTTCAAATATCAAGATCATTGAGAACGGTCTGATTTCCTGGCTTTTCATCACTCAGGAAATGCTCGAACAGACGGGCAGCAAGCTGTTCGACACCGATCTTATTATTCGCTATCTTTTGAGCGTGCCTACAGTGAAGGTTGCCGTTCTCCTTGTAGAGATGCAGGATGGACGGTGTAAGGTCAGCTTCAGGTCGCGGGGCAAGATTTATGTCAACCAGTTGGCCAAACACTATGGCGGCGGTGGTCACATGAACGCTGCCGGCTGCCTGTTGAGAATGTCGGCAGAGAAGGCGCAACTTGTGATTCTTGAGGATGTCCGGAAGTTCACCCTCGAACAGGTGGACAGTTAA